In a genomic window of Nostoc sp. UHCC 0870:
- the rsmG gene encoding 16S rRNA (guanine(527)-N(7))-methyltransferase RsmG, with translation MTSLLPEMAEIWQQTLNWQPIDEQNRGFQQLYELILEGNRQLNLTRITEPQEFWEKHLWDSLRGIAPQQKFISSLETGASVIDIGTGAGFPGIPVAMIVPNSTITLADSTRKKITFIDQILSELAVTNAKTLVARAEEIGQQPQHRKHYDIALIRAVGNASVCAEYTLPLLKEGGLAVIYRGTWTEEETITLQNAVNQLGGEIESIEEFTTPLTNSIRHCLYLRKVAATPAKFPRAIGIPTQNPL, from the coding sequence ATGACTAGCTTATTGCCAGAAATGGCAGAAATTTGGCAACAAACTCTTAATTGGCAACCTATTGACGAACAGAACAGGGGATTTCAGCAACTGTATGAATTAATCTTGGAAGGAAATCGTCAGTTAAATTTAACTCGCATTACCGAACCTCAAGAGTTTTGGGAAAAGCATCTTTGGGATTCTTTGCGGGGAATTGCACCACAGCAAAAATTTATCTCGTCTCTCGAAACAGGTGCATCTGTAATTGATATTGGTACAGGTGCTGGTTTTCCTGGTATTCCTGTAGCGATGATTGTACCTAATTCGACAATTACCCTGGCAGATTCTACCCGCAAAAAAATTACTTTTATAGACCAAATATTGAGCGAACTTGCTGTTACTAATGCTAAAACTCTCGTTGCAAGGGCTGAAGAAATTGGTCAGCAACCGCAACATCGAAAACACTACGATATAGCATTAATCCGCGCTGTTGGTAATGCCTCAGTTTGTGCTGAATATACTCTCCCTTTACTCAAGGAAGGTGGTTTAGCAGTAATTTATCGTGGTACTTGGACGGAGGAAGAAACTATAACTTTACAAAATGCAGTCAATCAATTGGGTGGCGAAATTGAATCAATTGAAGAGTTTACGACACCTCTAACTAACAGTATTCGTCATTGCTTGTATTTACGGAAGGTAGCAGCTACACCAGCGAAGTTTCCCCGCGCTATAGGTATACCTACTCAAAATCCACTTTAA
- a CDS encoding peptidoglycan DD-metalloendopeptidase family protein produces the protein MTQRNHSAHNPKKHLAHTLPAQSLCWLSSVSLLSGGMVFAQTEKSIDNIVPTIENSQPTATTNFVKKDVVVPTASQPQPKLSERQTQLRQRLRKPEVSQSPKPVRQSKPKVEIEPTEPVFSVKKSQPQVETSQVAPEQDSKVKPKLEVTTPKLSVPDKKPAVAQPSLTNKKPVVAQPSNESDKNQSITVRQPKRDYNNAYIDPQDYNPNTAGTYQAPNSVILTERSSGCRTILSSGQGVASACAQTPSVANSSGKSSPTWLRRSQNAQLATTSPVRSLANANSQSRWRGSQVSSGSVNKGAFQSNRFIPNPSEFATTRVSATPIAPSGGTLTPPMAEGNIAPRVSTVAYDIPLASVLPKIPYTGTLAYRGGSGMVYPLAVASPITSLFGWRIHPITGDRRFHAGTDLGAPLGTPILATGKGQVATADWVGGYGLTVILNHSSAQQTLYGHMSEILVQPGQWVEAGTVIGRVGSTGNSTGPHLHFEVRHLTQNGWVAVDPGVQLQVALSQLLQGVQTAQALKRE, from the coding sequence ATGACGCAGCGCAATCACTCTGCCCATAATCCGAAAAAACACCTAGCCCATACTCTACCAGCACAAAGTCTGTGTTGGTTAAGTAGCGTTAGCCTCCTAAGTGGCGGTATGGTGTTTGCTCAAACGGAAAAATCAATAGATAACATCGTTCCTACTATTGAAAATTCCCAACCGACAGCAACAACGAATTTCGTGAAAAAAGATGTTGTTGTACCAACAGCATCTCAACCCCAGCCAAAATTATCTGAACGGCAAACCCAACTCAGACAAAGACTACGTAAACCAGAAGTTTCTCAATCACCAAAACCAGTCAGACAATCTAAACCCAAAGTTGAGATTGAGCCGACTGAGCCAGTTTTTAGTGTGAAAAAGTCACAACCGCAAGTAGAAACTTCCCAAGTTGCACCAGAGCAAGACTCAAAGGTTAAACCAAAACTAGAAGTAACTACCCCAAAACTTTCCGTACCTGATAAGAAACCAGCAGTTGCTCAACCATCATTAACTAATAAAAAACCAGTAGTTGCCCAGCCATCTAACGAATCAGATAAGAATCAAAGCATTACAGTTCGGCAACCCAAGCGGGATTATAACAACGCCTATATTGACCCCCAAGATTACAACCCTAATACTGCGGGTACTTATCAAGCACCAAATTCTGTAATTCTCACAGAACGTTCTAGTGGTTGTCGCACCATTTTGTCTTCTGGACAAGGGGTAGCTAGCGCGTGCGCTCAAACACCATCTGTAGCTAATTCCAGTGGTAAATCATCCCCCACATGGCTGAGAAGAAGTCAAAATGCTCAGTTAGCTACGACATCACCAGTCCGTTCCCTCGCTAATGCGAACAGCCAAAGCAGATGGCGTGGTTCACAAGTGAGTTCTGGTAGCGTCAATAAAGGGGCTTTTCAATCTAACCGATTTATTCCCAACCCCAGCGAATTCGCCACCACTAGAGTTAGTGCCACCCCCATTGCACCCAGTGGTGGTACACTAACCCCACCAATGGCAGAAGGGAACATCGCCCCTCGCGTTAGTACCGTAGCTTATGACATTCCATTGGCATCAGTATTGCCAAAAATTCCCTACACAGGTACATTAGCCTACCGTGGCGGTAGTGGTATGGTGTATCCCCTTGCCGTAGCATCGCCCATTACATCTTTATTTGGCTGGCGAATTCACCCCATCACAGGCGATCGCCGTTTCCATGCTGGTACTGATTTAGGTGCGCCTCTAGGTACACCCATTTTAGCAACCGGGAAAGGTCAAGTAGCAACTGCTGATTGGGTGGGTGGTTACGGTTTAACTGTCATCCTCAACCACAGTTCTGCTCAACAAACCCTCTACGGTCATATGTCAGAAATCTTGGTTCAACCAGGACAATGGGTAGAAGCAGGAACTGTAATTGGGCGAGTAGGTAGCACTGGTAACTCCACAGGCCCCCACCTCCACTTTGAAGTCCGTCACCTCACACAGAACGGATGGGTGGCTGTTGACCCCGGTGTACAATTACAGGTTGCCCTCAGCCAGTTATTGCAAGGCGTACAAACAGCGCAGGCGTTGAAGAGGGAGTAG
- a CDS encoding Sll0314/Alr1548 family TPR repeat-containing protein, translating to MNKKFFSPQTLRFSQLTRLAQATFGVAIALNLWVSPTFAGDPFRTSEPRKIGDNTEAAFKAVFYKGDYPAAERYLKQAVSSESNEPLAYAMKASLAYMKGDLAGLDNFSQKTLETGQKLIATDELRGNIYSAVGHFLSGAVILTREGTIKGAPKALTRLRQVYQHLDKAEAISPKDPELNLVKGYMDLMLAVSLPFANPDEAIERLETNAAPEYLAHRGIAIAYRDLKQYSQALDYANRAIKVAADNPELYYLKAQILKEQGTKDQNQPLIKEAIANFDKALTKKSQLPGDLVKQIERERNSAVNSLNK from the coding sequence ATGAATAAAAAGTTCTTTTCTCCTCAAACGCTAAGATTTTCCCAATTAACTAGACTAGCTCAGGCGACTTTTGGCGTGGCGATCGCACTAAATCTTTGGGTAAGTCCAACTTTCGCTGGTGATCCGTTTCGTACTAGTGAGCCGCGTAAGATTGGCGACAACACAGAAGCGGCCTTTAAAGCAGTTTTTTACAAAGGTGACTATCCAGCCGCAGAACGTTATCTCAAACAAGCAGTATCTAGCGAATCAAATGAACCCCTAGCTTATGCGATGAAGGCATCTTTAGCATACATGAAGGGAGATTTGGCAGGACTAGACAATTTCAGCCAAAAAACTCTAGAAACTGGGCAAAAATTGATTGCTACTGACGAATTACGGGGTAATATATACAGTGCTGTCGGGCATTTTTTGTCAGGAGCAGTCATTCTTACCCGTGAAGGGACAATCAAAGGCGCGCCCAAAGCCTTAACTCGGCTCAGACAAGTTTATCAACATCTAGATAAAGCTGAGGCTATTTCTCCTAAAGACCCAGAACTCAACTTGGTTAAGGGTTACATGGATTTGATGCTGGCTGTTAGTTTACCCTTTGCTAATCCAGATGAAGCAATTGAACGTTTAGAAACCAATGCAGCACCTGAATATTTAGCTCATCGGGGGATTGCGATCGCCTATCGTGACTTAAAACAATACTCTCAAGCCTTAGATTACGCCAACCGCGCCATAAAAGTTGCAGCAGACAACCCAGAGTTGTATTATCTAAAAGCCCAAATTCTTAAAGAACAGGGTACAAAAGACCAAAACCAGCCACTAATTAAAGAAGCGATCGCTAATTTTGACAAAGCCTTAACCAAAAAATCTCAACTCCCCGGAGATTTGGTAAAACAAATCGAACGTGAACGCAATAGTGCAGTAAATAGTTTAAATAAATAA
- a CDS encoding bifunctional nuclease family protein, with protein sequence MIEMRVAGIALDAITRSPIVLLKDASDRRALPIYIGQEQARAIMGALENQKPPRPLTHDLIVNILETWSMTLEKVIIHSLQKDTFYAALIVQQGEVKKEIDARPSDAIAVALRTNTPIWVMEEVIADASIPVDRDADEAEQQAFREFISNLRPEDLIKRFGNDES encoded by the coding sequence ATGATTGAAATGAGAGTCGCTGGCATAGCATTAGATGCCATAACCCGTAGTCCGATAGTCTTGTTGAAAGATGCCTCAGATCGGCGGGCGTTGCCAATTTATATTGGTCAAGAACAGGCTAGGGCAATTATGGGCGCATTGGAGAATCAAAAGCCTCCTCGACCCTTAACCCATGACCTAATTGTCAATATTCTCGAAACCTGGAGTATGACTCTAGAAAAAGTGATTATTCATTCTTTGCAGAAGGATACATTTTATGCAGCGTTAATTGTGCAACAAGGCGAAGTCAAAAAAGAAATTGATGCGCGTCCTAGCGATGCGATCGCAGTGGCGTTGCGGACAAATACTCCAATTTGGGTCATGGAAGAAGTCATTGCTGATGCTTCTATTCCTGTTGATCGTGATGCTGATGAAGCAGAACAACAAGCCTTCCGAGAATTTATTTCTAACCTTCGTCCTGAAGATTTAATTAAACGATTTGGTAATGACGAAAGTTAA
- a CDS encoding Uma2 family endonuclease yields the protein MQITQQRYYTPEEYLALEEAAEYKSEYIDGQIIPMAGGTVNYNQIALNLSTELNFAFKKQNYHVYMGDVRLWIPQRRIYTYPDVMIVADDPEFFNNRTDMILNPQVIVEVLSESTKGYEREYKFQIYRTISTFQEYLLIDQTRIYIEHFSKTGKKQWNLREYDAEDEKISLVNIPFEIFLQDLYNKVKFELVESEGVRTESVDVE from the coding sequence ATGCAAATAACGCAACAGCGATATTACACCCCAGAGGAATATTTAGCACTAGAAGAAGCGGCTGAATACAAAAGTGAATATATTGACGGGCAAATAATTCCAATGGCAGGTGGAACAGTAAATTATAATCAAATAGCACTTAACTTAAGCACTGAGTTGAATTTTGCTTTCAAAAAGCAAAACTATCACGTTTATATGGGTGATGTTCGGTTATGGATACCTCAAAGGCGTATTTACACATACCCAGATGTCATGATTGTGGCGGATGACCCGGAATTTTTCAATAACCGCACAGATATGATTCTCAACCCACAGGTAATAGTTGAAGTTTTATCTGAGTCTACCAAAGGTTATGAGCGCGAATATAAGTTTCAGATTTATCGGACAATTTCTACCTTCCAAGAATATTTATTAATTGATCAAACCAGAATCTACATAGAACATTTTTCTAAAACTGGTAAAAAGCAATGGAATTTACGCGAGTACGATGCAGAAGATGAAAAAATATCTTTGGTTAATATCCCCTTTGAAATTTTCTTACAGGATTTATATAACAAGGTAAAGTTTGAACTTGTGGAATCGGAGGGAGTGAGAACTGAAAGTGTTGATGTGGAGTGA
- a CDS encoding ABC transporter ATP-binding protein: MLYLRNLTYHPTACPTAILKSVNLELPPQQLCLIIGPSGSGKSTLLEILSGLAEPTSGKVFWREQELIAEQLQQLAGLVFQFPERHFCGGTILEELRLGHPELGSERVRQALSEVGLEHLSLSAAPHALSGGQQRRLALAVQLIRQPNLLLLDEPTAGLDWSMRRQLVSLLAKLKQDWTLLVVTHDAGDMLAIADRCWTLKQGELESVDPAILEAKAKEAQATV, encoded by the coding sequence ATGCTCTATCTCAGAAATCTAACGTATCATCCCACAGCTTGCCCAACGGCAATTCTCAAATCGGTCAACTTGGAATTACCACCCCAACAGCTATGTTTGATTATTGGCCCTAGTGGTTCTGGTAAAAGTACCTTACTAGAGATATTGTCTGGACTGGCTGAACCCACATCCGGTAAGGTTTTTTGGCGAGAACAAGAACTCATTGCTGAACAACTACAACAATTAGCTGGCTTAGTATTCCAGTTTCCAGAACGACATTTTTGTGGTGGTACGATTTTAGAAGAATTACGTTTAGGGCATCCCGAACTAGGCTCTGAACGTGTTAGGCAAGCATTAAGCGAAGTAGGATTAGAGCATTTATCCCTTTCCGCCGCGCCTCATGCTTTAAGTGGAGGACAGCAACGCCGTTTAGCCTTAGCAGTGCAACTGATTCGCCAGCCAAACCTATTATTGTTAGATGAACCCACAGCCGGCTTAGATTGGTCAATGCGTCGGCAACTAGTGAGTTTATTAGCAAAACTCAAACAAGATTGGACATTGTTAGTAGTAACACATGATGCCGGTGATATGCTAGCGATCGCAGACCGTTGCTGGACACTCAAACAGGGTGAACTAGAATCAGTTGACCCTGCAATACTAGAAGCTAAGGCGAAAGAAGCTCAAGCGACCGTGTGA
- a CDS encoding riboflavin synthase, producing the protein MFTGLIQALGTIKPLEGDSWQITCVSQSSLIMDDLAYGDSVAVDGVCLTVEEILLDGFIASASPETLRRTTLGYEQTQQRYVNLETSLRVGGKVGGHFVMGHVDGVGSLLDAQQTASSWEMTFTASEAIARYIVPKGSITVNGISLTVAAYNPELSQFTVAVIPLTYADTNLRYLVSGSLVNLEGDILGKYVEKFLHPGKKSLTYLDDSSFSEVTPAFLAEHGYL; encoded by the coding sequence GTGTTTACAGGATTAATTCAAGCATTAGGAACAATCAAACCCTTAGAGGGTGATTCATGGCAAATTACTTGTGTGAGTCAGTCATCCTTAATTATGGATGATCTAGCTTACGGTGACAGTGTTGCGGTAGACGGTGTTTGCCTAACAGTAGAAGAAATTTTGCTTGATGGATTTATCGCCTCAGCTTCCCCGGAAACTTTGCGCCGGACAACTCTAGGCTATGAGCAGACACAACAAAGGTACGTTAACCTAGAAACTTCACTTCGCGTTGGCGGTAAAGTTGGCGGTCATTTTGTCATGGGTCACGTAGACGGTGTAGGCAGCTTGCTAGATGCTCAACAGACTGCCAGTTCTTGGGAAATGACTTTCACTGCATCCGAAGCGATCGCTCGTTACATTGTCCCTAAGGGTAGTATCACTGTCAATGGCATTAGTCTGACAGTAGCTGCTTACAATCCCGAATTATCTCAGTTTACCGTAGCGGTTATTCCTCTCACCTACGCTGACACCAATCTCCGCTATCTCGTTTCTGGCAGTTTGGTAAATTTAGAAGGTGATATTCTTGGCAAATACGTGGAAAAGTTCCTTCACCCTGGCAAAAAATCTCTCACATATTTAGATGATTCCAGTTTCAGTGAAGTTACACCCGCATTCTTAGCAGAACACGGGTATTTATAG
- a CDS encoding biotin--[acetyl-CoA-carboxylase] ligase, whose protein sequence is MAVELDQQKLLAALTAGREYDYLPFSLHIFDSVASTNRTLWELITQGAGVGNVVVATQQTAGRGQWGRQWTSPTGGLYLSVAIAPNLAANASYQLTLATAWGIADQLRRCGISVGIKWPNDLVLDGRKLGGILTETKVNQGKITQAVIGVGINWSNPVPETGINLQSWQQSRGAGGQGGREQGENTHTNSVSQPPIPSPQSPIPCLEILTCKVLLGIESGMACLLEEGVSILLSRYVEFLVNMGDRVYVNDLPGNVVGVTPQGNLRVSLERDCITDMKTPEISLEPGKISLGYRKS, encoded by the coding sequence ATGGCTGTGGAACTTGATCAGCAAAAATTATTAGCCGCCCTCACCGCAGGGCGTGAGTATGATTATTTACCGTTTTCGCTACACATTTTTGATAGTGTTGCTTCCACTAACCGCACCCTATGGGAATTAATCACCCAAGGGGCAGGGGTAGGGAATGTAGTGGTTGCCACACAGCAAACAGCAGGTAGGGGACAATGGGGACGACAGTGGACTTCCCCAACAGGAGGACTATATCTTTCTGTGGCGATCGCGCCTAATTTAGCAGCTAACGCTAGCTACCAACTGACTTTAGCTACTGCTTGGGGCATTGCTGATCAGTTGCGTCGATGTGGTATTAGTGTAGGGATTAAATGGCCGAATGATTTAGTATTAGATGGTCGTAAATTAGGCGGCATTTTGACAGAAACCAAAGTTAACCAAGGCAAAATCACACAAGCCGTGATTGGCGTTGGCATTAACTGGTCAAATCCAGTGCCGGAGACAGGGATTAATTTACAGTCATGGCAACAGAGCAGGGGGGCAGGGGGGCAGGGGGGCAGGGAGCAGGGGGAGAATACTCATACAAATTCTGTCTCCCAGCCCCCAATCCCCAGTCCCCAATCCCCAATCCCTTGTCTAGAAATCCTCACCTGTAAGGTTTTACTGGGAATAGAATCCGGTATGGCTTGCCTTTTGGAAGAAGGAGTAAGCATACTATTGTCTCGCTATGTAGAATTTTTGGTGAACATGGGCGATCGCGTTTACGTCAATGATCTACCAGGCAATGTTGTCGGCGTAACACCTCAAGGGAACTTACGAGTATCCTTAGAGAGAGATTGCATAACTGATATGAAAACACCAGAAATTTCTTTAGAACCCGGTAAAATTAGTTTGGGTTATCGTAAGTCTTGA
- a CDS encoding aldo/keto reductase, with amino-acid sequence MHYRRFGKTNLYLSVFSLGTMRYLADVETAQQTIAKALEMGINHIETARGYGKSEEYLGAAIALGLSVTRSKVYITTKIPPTADADSMRRCIDESLTRLNLDYLDCLGIHGLNTWEHLELVQAKGGCMTAVAEAIADGRVRHVGFSTHGSLEVIQAAINTDLFEFVNLHYYYFFQRNAPAIQLATEKDMGVFIISPADKGGRLYTPPQTLKDLCQPFSPLELNYRFLLSDNRITTLSIGPANPEELIEPLQVADSNGELTSAENLILQNLENHQNQILETEKCSQCYACLPCPEKINIPEVLRLRNLAVAYDMTDYGQYRYGMFENAGHWFPGMKANRCIECGDCLPRCPKNLDIPALLADTHDRLKGKSGRRLWG; translated from the coding sequence ATGCACTACCGACGCTTTGGGAAAACAAATCTCTATTTATCGGTTTTTTCTCTAGGTACAATGCGCTATCTTGCTGATGTTGAAACCGCACAGCAAACCATAGCCAAAGCCTTAGAAATGGGAATTAATCATATAGAAACAGCCAGAGGTTACGGTAAAAGTGAGGAGTATCTGGGTGCAGCGATCGCTCTTGGATTATCAGTAACCCGTTCCAAAGTGTATATTACTACCAAAATTCCACCTACTGCTGATGCTGATAGTATGCGGCGGTGCATTGATGAATCCTTAACTAGATTGAACTTAGATTATCTAGATTGCTTAGGAATTCATGGCTTAAATACTTGGGAACATCTGGAGTTGGTGCAGGCCAAAGGTGGCTGTATGACAGCTGTAGCAGAGGCGATCGCTGACGGTAGAGTTAGACACGTTGGCTTTTCCACCCACGGATCATTAGAAGTAATTCAAGCCGCCATAAATACAGATTTATTTGAATTTGTCAATCTGCATTATTACTATTTTTTTCAAAGAAACGCGCCAGCGATTCAGTTAGCAACTGAGAAGGACATGGGCGTTTTTATTATTTCTCCAGCCGACAAGGGAGGAAGGCTATACACACCACCCCAAACCCTCAAAGATTTGTGTCAGCCGTTTTCACCTTTAGAATTAAACTATCGGTTTTTATTAAGTGACAACCGCATAACTACCCTGAGTATAGGGCCAGCTAACCCAGAAGAATTAATTGAACCTTTACAAGTTGCTGATAGTAATGGTGAGCTAACATCAGCCGAAAATTTGATTTTACAAAATTTAGAAAATCATCAAAACCAAATTTTAGAAACTGAAAAATGTAGCCAATGCTATGCTTGTTTACCCTGTCCAGAAAAGATTAACATTCCCGAAGTTTTGCGGCTACGCAATCTAGCAGTAGCCTATGACATGACAGATTACGGGCAATATCGTTATGGTATGTTTGAAAACGCTGGTCATTGGTTTCCAGGAATGAAAGCCAACCGTTGTATAGAATGCGGTGATTGTTTACCTCGGTGTCCAAAAAACCTAGATATTCCTGCTTTATTAGCAGATACGCATGATCGACTTAAAGGAAAATCTGGTAGAAGACTTTGGGGATAA
- a CDS encoding DUF3531 family protein yields MYIQFREVNQFDVWIWLKFSTVPSQREKQYIEEVFNSWFYLGKLGGFNAENLQVQETGLDLSYMDYDTQGYDKSLLALMHNMGEFEYEGEWGRCWFDLGTSDAIALDILINALTQISQEYVTIEALYIGGENEDWPVEDSDSRTYSIYDN; encoded by the coding sequence ATGTACATTCAATTTCGTGAAGTTAATCAATTTGATGTTTGGATTTGGCTGAAATTTAGTACAGTCCCTTCTCAACGTGAAAAACAGTATATAGAAGAAGTATTTAATTCCTGGTTTTACTTAGGAAAATTAGGTGGGTTTAATGCTGAAAACCTGCAAGTGCAGGAAACAGGGCTAGATTTAAGTTATATGGATTATGACACCCAAGGTTATGACAAAAGCCTACTGGCGTTAATGCACAACATGGGTGAGTTTGAGTATGAAGGAGAGTGGGGACGTTGTTGGTTTGACTTGGGGACAAGTGATGCGATCGCTTTAGATATTTTAATCAATGCTCTCACCCAAATCAGTCAAGAATACGTCACTATTGAAGCCTTGTATATTGGTGGCGAAAATGAAGATTGGCCTGTAGAAGATAGTGATAGTCGTACTTACTCTATTTACGATAATTAA